One region of Thermococcus alcaliphilus genomic DNA includes:
- a CDS encoding glycoside hydrolase family 130 protein: MKSEIFGNIIKIEGNKIDIKPPKKIPQPILSPSREGFDSRNIYNPAVIKEKDRIVMLYRAESKEDKLTGRIGLAISYDGINFFRHPEPVIEPEYKWESAGVEDPRIVKVGKTYYMTYTGYDGKTARLCLATSKNMLTWKKHGPIFEGFEYKKNNIKGWTKSGAILPKRLEKGIFKGNYLMYFGDSNIWMAVSKDLVNWEYIKEPVLSPREGYFDNVLVEPGPPLFETSYGIALIYNSAGRYGNELKYKVGLAIFDKEYPDKVVARTETPLMVPEYEWELYGHVNNVVFVEGMVEHENKILLYYGGADRHIGLAYWTTDL, translated from the coding sequence TTGAAGAGCGAGATATTTGGAAATATTATCAAAATAGAAGGGAACAAAATTGACATAAAGCCTCCAAAAAAGATTCCTCAGCCTATTTTGTCTCCCTCTAGAGAAGGTTTTGATTCAAGAAACATTTACAATCCCGCGGTTATTAAAGAGAAGGACAGGATAGTAATGCTTTACAGGGCAGAATCCAAAGAAGATAAGCTGACGGGCAGGATTGGGCTTGCAATAAGTTACGATGGCATTAACTTTTTTAGACATCCAGAACCAGTAATTGAGCCCGAATACAAGTGGGAAAGTGCTGGTGTTGAAGATCCAAGGATAGTGAAGGTTGGTAAGACGTACTATATGACTTACACCGGTTACGATGGTAAAACAGCGAGGTTGTGTCTGGCGACCTCAAAGAATATGCTAACATGGAAGAAACACGGGCCAATTTTTGAAGGTTTTGAGTACAAAAAGAACAACATCAAAGGTTGGACAAAAAGCGGTGCAATCTTGCCAAAAAGGCTTGAGAAAGGCATTTTTAAGGGGAACTATTTGATGTATTTTGGCGATTCAAATATCTGGATGGCAGTTTCAAAGGACTTGGTCAACTGGGAGTACATAAAAGAACCCGTGCTATCTCCAAGAGAAGGATACTTTGATAACGTTTTGGTTGAACCTGGTCCACCTTTGTTTGAGACTAGCTATGGAATAGCTTTGATTTACAATAGCGCTGGCAGATATGGGAATGAGTTAAAGTACAAAGTGGGACTTGCAATTTTCGATAAAGAATACCCAGATAAGGTTGTTGCAAGGACTGAAACTCCACTAATGGTTCCAGAGTATGAATGGGAACTTTATGGCCACGTTAATAATGTCGTCTTTGTTGAAGGCATGGTAGAACACGAGAACAAGATTTTGCTGTATTACGGTGGAGCTGATAGGCATATTGGTTTAGCCTACTGGACAACAGACTTATAA
- a CDS encoding amylo-alpha-1,6-glucosidase — protein MSVILSYNGAFAVTRQNGDMKDNYDGFYIFDTRFLKGVKLKLDKNSVLIGSSQDGPRKAYSHFSIEDEVVLLRKREIKDNWAYREELQFYNTSKRKVHLRVEYSFKVPIEDIFEVRKFGGQKIRRRIKSSLGDENEYSYTGKDKIKRNLKIKTNMKTEKGLAFAEIALEPLEKETLYLEFIPEISKEGLEIFLTEKPLLLPNVVSTNLTWLDRVFERAIEDLTALTAYTNYGMVPFAGIPYYACPFGRDSIITSWFLLPYYPQYAEGTLKFFAKIQGRKFNPLNEEEPGKIPHEFRFGELSHSRKMPFAPYYGTVDATPLYVILAAEYLRWTGDRELIERLKPNLTAAVEWILRRLDEGGGYIRYKGGLLVNQGWKDSKEGIPTEEGTPTKPPVALVEVQGYAYKALMDAASLGLTSLDPKMLKKEAEELKKRFNKDFWCDGFYVLALDGDNVPSKVVSSNIGHLLFTGIAEHQKEIAERLFEEDMFSGWGIRTLSSKEKAYNPFSYHNGSIWPHDNAVIAIGLASIGEKEKARTLAEAIFKAAKFLPNSQLPELFSGLESEYPLLCPRANAPQAWSAASIFAFLTALLGLKAEKELTVSPLLPKNFKVSALVRFRRKVYLIESQEEEVVRFEERDIWKYYQNRREQN, from the coding sequence ATGTCAGTTATTCTCTCTTATAACGGAGCTTTTGCCGTTACGAGACAAAATGGAGATATGAAAGATAACTACGACGGTTTTTATATCTTTGATACCCGCTTTCTAAAGGGAGTGAAGCTCAAGTTAGACAAAAACAGCGTGCTCATAGGAAGCTCTCAGGATGGCCCGAGAAAGGCATATTCTCATTTTTCTATAGAAGATGAAGTAGTTCTGTTGAGAAAGCGAGAAATAAAGGACAACTGGGCATATAGGGAAGAACTTCAGTTCTACAATACCTCAAAGAGGAAGGTGCACCTTAGAGTGGAGTACTCCTTTAAAGTTCCAATAGAAGATATTTTTGAAGTTAGAAAATTCGGAGGACAGAAAATTAGACGCAGGATCAAGAGCTCTCTTGGAGACGAAAATGAGTATTCCTATACTGGAAAAGATAAGATCAAAAGAAATCTGAAGATTAAAACAAACATGAAAACTGAAAAAGGACTGGCATTTGCAGAGATTGCTCTAGAACCCCTTGAGAAAGAGACCCTCTACCTTGAATTCATTCCCGAGATTTCGAAGGAAGGACTTGAAATATTTTTGACAGAAAAGCCTCTTTTGCTTCCAAATGTTGTCTCAACGAACTTAACATGGCTTGACAGAGTTTTTGAGCGGGCTATTGAGGATCTAACTGCCTTGACAGCGTACACCAACTATGGGATGGTTCCATTTGCTGGTATTCCGTATTATGCATGTCCTTTTGGAAGAGACAGCATTATCACATCGTGGTTTCTGCTTCCATATTATCCCCAGTATGCCGAAGGCACTTTAAAGTTCTTTGCCAAGATTCAGGGAAGGAAGTTTAATCCTCTTAACGAAGAAGAGCCCGGCAAGATTCCCCACGAGTTTAGGTTTGGTGAGTTGTCTCATTCGAGAAAAATGCCGTTTGCTCCTTATTACGGAACCGTAGATGCAACTCCTCTCTACGTTATTTTAGCCGCTGAATACCTCCGGTGGACTGGTGATAGGGAACTAATAGAGAGGCTCAAGCCAAATCTAACTGCTGCGGTGGAATGGATTTTGAGGAGACTTGATGAAGGAGGGGGATACATAAGGTATAAGGGAGGGCTCTTGGTTAATCAAGGATGGAAGGACTCGAAGGAAGGCATTCCAACTGAGGAGGGCACTCCTACTAAACCACCTGTTGCCTTGGTGGAAGTGCAGGGATATGCCTATAAAGCCCTTATGGATGCAGCTTCACTTGGTCTGACTTCACTGGATCCAAAAATGCTTAAAAAGGAAGCAGAAGAACTAAAGAAGAGATTTAACAAGGATTTCTGGTGCGATGGCTTCTATGTGCTTGCTCTAGACGGAGACAACGTTCCATCTAAGGTGGTGTCTTCAAACATAGGGCATCTCCTATTTACCGGAATAGCTGAGCATCAAAAAGAAATAGCTGAAAGGTTATTTGAGGAGGATATGTTCTCTGGATGGGGAATTAGAACACTCAGCTCAAAGGAAAAGGCCTATAACCCATTTAGCTATCACAATGGTAGCATATGGCCTCACGACAATGCAGTAATTGCCATTGGGCTTGCATCAATTGGAGAAAAGGAAAAGGCAAGAACGCTTGCAGAGGCGATATTCAAAGCTGCAAAGTTCCTTCCCAATTCTCAGCTTCCAGAACTCTTCAGTGGTCTTGAGAGTGAATATCCACTATTATGTCCTAGGGCAAATGCCCCACAGGCTTGGAGTGCTGCGAGTATATTTGCATTTCTTACAGCTCTGTTAGGTCTTAAAGCTGAAAAAGAACTAACTGTTTCTCCACTATTGCCCAAAAACTTTAAGGTTTCGGCGTTGGTTAGGTTTAGAAGGAAGGTATACTTGATTGAATCCCAAGAGGAGGAGGTTGTTAGATTTGAAGAGCGAGATATTTGGAAATATTATCAAAATAGAAGGGAACAAAATTGA